Genomic segment of Bos taurus isolate L1 Dominette 01449 registration number 42190680 breed Hereford chromosome X, ARS-UCD2.0, whole genome shotgun sequence:
GCTATAGGGCCTTGGACACAGACTCATCCAtccctctgtctgtgggaatgGAATGCCTTCCATTCTGCCTCAACGTGCTGGACTGCTACTACTCATCTTTCAGAGGTCACCTTGGGGGTTTAGTCTTCTGTGCAGTTTTGCTTGATTCCCACCAGAAAAAGTTATTGGGTGGGTCCTCCTTTCTGGAAGAAGTAGGACTCTAGCCTCTGTTGCACTCTACTCTAATGGTTGCTTGCTTGCCTATCCTCTCAGCATTTGGCCTTGTGTGGCCTCTCTGCTCCAATACACACTGCTCACCTTTCCTCACCTTGCCCCACACCTCCAACACATCAACATTCACTACTCAAGTATCACACTGCCTGTCTCTAAGCCCCCAGTGCCAAGTGGTGGGTAAGGCTCCCCTAATATTAACTGGTGAACTGGAAAAGACCTCATCCTAGAGAGATTtccggttttgtttttgttttgaacatGGATGTGCCGTTCATGGTTCACACTGGGAATGTCAGCAAGTCGAGGGCAGAGACAAGAAGAAACAAATGCCTGGCTCTGGACCAGGTCCTGTTCCCGGCTCTTGATTTGACTTTCCTCACTTATCATGGAGGATGGCCCTAAGAACAGAGTGCTCTTGATTCCTCCCCTGCTTCCAGGCTGCATGAATTGAGGCTGAGTGGGTGGGAGGAGTTGGGGGCTGAAGAACCCCCAGGTCCTTAGTTCTCCCATAGTCTGGAGCAGGGACAGGGTTTCCAGCCCACACTGTCTGCTCCCAAGGTCAGTCTCAAGACTGGTCCATCTCCTCTTGCTTCAGACTCCTGTATATCCCTAggcttcataaatatttgtggCATGGCATTATGAATAAATGAGTACGTGTTCttgtgttctttatttcttccgcAAGTGTTGTAGAGGAAGGAAAGAGCTGGAAAAGGGGGAGGAATCTCTGAAAAAATGCGTCAGCGGGCTGCAGGGCTGGAGGGGGAGAGTGTCCCTTTAGCCCCAGCTCTAATTCAGAATAGGAGTTGTTGCCTTGGTGGCGGTAATGTttgcgagtgtgtgtgtgcgttgaGGTGGGGAAGAAGCAACCCCTAAACGCGAGAAAACCATTTTTGCTTGGGTTTGTTTAGGCCGGGCAAGTGTTTTCTCAATGCCGCCCACCTTCTCTTGCAAGGTGCTTGATTTAATCATTTAAATGTTCTATGGGGAGAGGAAGGATAAAACAAAACTCCCTGAATCTATGTCAGATTCCCTTGGTCCACATGGAACCCTTTCCCTGTCTTCCTCTTCATACACATCCAGTTGATCCAGAGGCTGAGAACCCACACTCCCTCCCGCCAACACCAAGCCTCCCGCTCCCGCCCCCTCCCACCGCCCGCCGCCCCGCAGCCCCGAAGCAGCCACAGGGGGAACCAAAGAGACAGAAGCCTTCCCGGCTGCCCGGACCACAGACGCcaacacccccccccaccccgccccccagcaCACGCCGCTCGCCGGCGCCCTGCACGCTAACCCACGACcgagcggcggcggcagcagcgggCTCTGGGCTGCAGGCTGCGGTGACTCGCACCGGTGCGCTCCTGGCAGCGCTAGCCATCCCAGGTGACTGGGACTCGCTAGATCGGCTGGCCCGGGGTCCTCCACCCCAGCTTGCGCCCCCGGCCCGGATTCCGGCGCCCACCTGCCCTCCAGCCCTCTCCCGCCTTTCACTCCCCAACGCAGGCTCGCCGGAAGGGAGGTCGCGGCAGCGGCCCGGCGGCACCGGCGACCGTGGCGACAGCGGCGACagtggcggcggcggtggcggcggcggcagcggcggagGCTGCGGCGGCGACCGTGGCAGAGGCGGTGGCGGAGGCCTCCGTGGCGGAGACGGAAGCAGAGGTGGAGGCCGAGGCCTCAGTAGAGGAGGCAGTGGCGGAGGCCACCCTGGGGGAGGCGGTGGCAGCCCTGGCGGAGGAGGAGGCGGAGGCTGCACTGGCCGCAGCGGCCGTGGCGGTGGCGGAGGCCAGCGAGGCCgaagccgccgccgccgcagcagAGGCTGCGGCGCCCGCCGTGGGGGAGTCAGATGCGGATTCCGCTGCGGAGGTCGAGGCGGCGgtagcggcggcggcggctacCGCCGTGGATGCAGATGCGGAAACGGGCAGGGGCTCCGAGAGGAACCCGAACTTTCCTATGGCCTCGCTGTACGTGGGCGACCTGCACCCTGAGGTGACGGAGGCAATGCTGTATGAGAAGTTCAGCCCGGCCGGGCCCATCCTCTCCATCCGCATTTGCAGGGACAAGATCACCCGCCGCTCGTTGGGCTATGCGTATGTCAACTACCAGCAACCGGTGGACGCCAAGCGGGCCCTGGAGACCCTGAACTTTGATGTCATCAAGGGCAGGCCGGTGCGCATCATGTGGTCCCAGCGGGACCCCTCGCTCCGTAAGAGCGGAGTGGGCAACGTCTTCATCAAGAACCTGGGCAAGACCATCGACAACAAGGCTCTGTACAACATCTTCTCGGCGTTCGGCAACATCCTGTCCTGCAAAGTGGCCTGCGACGAAAAGGGGCCCAAGGGCTATGGGTTCGTGCACTTCCAGAAGCAGGAGTCCGCCGAGCGGGCCATAGATGCGATGAATGGCATGTTCCTGAACTACCGCAAAATTTTCGTTGGGAGATTCAAGTCGCATAAAGAACGAGAGGCCGAAAGGGGAGCCTGGGCCAGGCAGTCCACCAGTGCTGACGTCAAGGATTTCGAGGAAGACACCGATGAGGAGGCCACCTTCCGATGAAAACATCCCAGAAGCGAGCCAGCCAGCAGAGCCAAACCTTGGCTCCCATTCGGTTTACAACCCCCCCACCCTTTTTCCCCCAACCCACCAGCAGTGTATTGTATTGGGAGTGCAGGTCTCTCTCtcacccctcccttcctccttccttccctccacctctgccttcctgtttgtctctctctgtctctgtctctgtctctctctctctctctccagacttccccttctctccccgcccctccccccacacccacCTTGGGTGTTGTGAATAATATGCTAATCTGTGCCACTTGATAGTTAAAGGCTGCCTCTTCTCCTTGTGGTTTGGTTTAAAAAGCACTTTCTCTCTTTGTTTATTGCACAGGTGATGCAATGTCATAGTAGAAACatcaggaaggagaaggaaatcagATGAGGGAAAACCAAGAGAGTAATTGCTCCCATGACCCTACTACCCGGAGACAACCACTTTTACCATTTTGGTGTGCTGTTTTTCAggctctcttctctccttttctctctctcacccttCTTCACCTCCACCCCGCCTTCCCTTTTAACACAGTGTAAAAGAATGGTTCATGTATGTGGTGTTTCTTAACCTGCTTTTTCAAAAACTAAAACCAAACATCAACCCATTGAACTTCTTTCCATGTTATTCAACATGCTTGAGAAAGGTCATCTTCAGTGCCTGCAGAGTGTATCTATGGACCCTAACATTTCTGTAATCATCGCCACATTGTTGGACATTTGGGTGGTGCCTAATTCTTTCCCTGTGTTTAAACCCAGCACTGTATACTCTGATGAGCGAATTCTTCCTTGTCAAGCCAAATCTTTGCTAGCGTACAGGATGTTCTTAATTGTGAACTTGCAGGATCCACATGTGGACATTTTAAAGACTGTTTCTTTGTGTTGCCCAATGGCCCCTTCATAAGCattgtaccaatttgcattcatGCCACCCACCTCAACTAGTAAAAACAGTATGCCCATTTCCCCTGCATAGTCTCCTGGTCACTgtaattggtgtgtgtgtgcgtgcgtgtgtgcgtgcgcatgCGTGTGCCTGTGTCTTGGCCCACTTGATGGTTGTTATGCTGAATTTAAATGCTGTTTATCACCTCCTTTCCCTGAGCCCACTTTCTGCTCTTTTCCCCATTCTCAGAAAAATAATCCAGCTTcattgtagggaaaaaaaaatcacacagcaGACAAGTCAacagaagaaaattaatttcacaAGAAATCAGTCCTAATAACCTCCCTGAATCATTTTCTTCTGCATCTATCTAATAGTTACTATGAAGTACCTAAAACATATTAGGCTGTATCTTTCTAGTATTTTTCTGATTCATTTGTCATGTATGTATATAGTAATGTACATATTGTTTTTATACTTGCTTTTTGACAcctaaatatgtgtgtgtatgtttatacaCACAATACTCTTTAACTTCATTtcattaaagataattttaaaacattatttctggttGTTAATATTTCATTGAATTAATAATAAGTAGATACATATATAACTGCCCTTTCTCCTTTCGTCAGAAAAATTATTTAGCttcattgaaggaaaaaaattatgaagCATACAAGTTATCCATGTCTATCTCTGTGTTCATGTTTATACATGTTTTAACTGTTTCCTCATTGTTGCACTTCTAGGTTGTTGCTCATTTTTCCTTATACAAAGCTATCAAGTGAATTATAGTACACAAATCTTGCTCACTTTCCAGATCATTTCCTAAACAAATATTGCAGAGAGAAAAATTTAAGTATCAAACTATTCAGGCAGTTTGGTGGGAAAGTGCATTAATAAATGATCATCTGTAAAGatagtattttatatttgtaagatGCACCAAATATTGTAAGGGACCTAGATTACCTATATTATATTCTGCAGTTGGTATTGcagtcttttctgtattttctcaatattttatCAGGGAAACAggagctttttgtttttaagtgtattttataCAGTCTGTACACAAGTATAATAGAAAGTATTTTTGTTTATATAGCAAAAGTCACTCCTAATACCACTGCTtgacaaaatacattttaaatacataaatatctgtatgttgttgttgttcagtcactaagttgtgtccaactctttgtgaccccatggactgtagcaccactgtctcctctgttctccatcatctcctggagtttgctcaaattcatgtcaattgagttgatgatgctatctaaccatctcatcctctgccacccccttctcctttttccttcagtctttcccagcatcagggtctttcccaatgagtcatttcttcaaatcaggtggccagagtattggaacttcagcttcagcatcagtccttccaatgaatattcaggtttgatttcctttaggatgacttgTTTAatgtccttgtagtccaagggagtcttaagagtcttctccagcaccacaaacaGATATCTAcataactttatattttaaataaaatgtgcattttttCATTGAAAGTTATTTTCACTGTAATAATTCTCCTGgaccatatttctaaataaatgttCTCCTTTTGTTCTGTTGTTACATAATATGCCATCATAGAGATGAGCTATAATTTCTACAACCAAGCttccttgctgctactgctgctgctaagtcacttcagttgtgtccgactctgtgtgaccccatagatggcagcccaccaggcttccccatccctgggattctccaggcaagaacactggagtgggttgccatttccttctccaatgcatgaaagtgaaaagtaaagtgaagttgctcagtcgtgtctgactcctagcgaccccatggactgcagcctaccacgctcctctgtccatgggattttccaggcaagagtactggagtggggtgccattgccttctctgaagcttCCTTGGgctatgtttaaaataattctgaaattttaCTTGTAAGATCAGTTCTATGATGAGCATCTTTGTACCTGAAtgtcttgaaatattttattattttctattccttACTATTTGAATTGTGGTTTGAATAATATGGACATGTCAATTTTTTGGGGGGTCTTTTGCCCACATTTTGCTCTTAAAGTCTGTATCAACTGGTAGTGTAGGAGAGTGCCCAGCTTCTTAAATTGgccaaagtatttttttaaagttttgtgaaatgaaaattatttgtacatttttattacttcatttaaaagtgcatttaaaaatgagataaagCACATCAAAATATACATAAGAACCACTTCAGACATTTATTTCctatatatttacaatttttcatCATACATCTATAAGCAGTTTTAACAATTATGAACATATTTTATCCCATAATTTGCCTTTCAATATATTATGAAGATACTTAAGGCATCTAAGCCTCTTCAGTTTTATTCTAAACCTCACCATTTTATaagactggatttttttttggaaatataaCTGACTTGCAATATTAGTTGTAGGTGTACACCATAGTGCATAATACATAGTAACTTGATATTTTTATCAATATAAATTATGCAtggtaaaaattataaatagtgaCTATACATGCTAGGTTGTACATTACATCTttgtaacttttttattttgcacCTAGTAGTTTGCATGTCTCAATTGCCTTCACCTGTTGTGCCTATcccccacctctgtctcctttggtaaccactagtttgtcaTCTATATCTATGAAGTTGTTTCTGTgttgttatatttattcatttgtgttatattttagattctacatataaatgaaagcatatagtatttatctttctctgacttatttcactaagcataaaaCCCTCTAGGTCCATTATATTGtttaaaaatggcaaaatttcatttttatggtcaaataatactccattatatatatatgtgtgtgtgtgtgtgtgtgtgtgtgtatcacatctttagCCAGTCATCTGTCGATGAACACATAGGTTGCTACCACATCTTGCCTATTATAAATGTATTGTAGGTAATGTTGGTGCACATATACCTTTTGAATTGCTTTCTTTGGATGAACGATCATGAGtaaaattgctggattatatggtgaaagtgaaatggaagtctctcagtcatgtccaactctttgcaactccatggactgtagcctaccaggctcctcagtccatagaattttccaggcaagagtactggagtggggtgccatttccttctccaggggatcttcccaacccagggatcgaacccaggtctcctgcactgcaggcagatgctttaccatctgagccttttTGAAGAACCATTGTAGTTGCACCAATTtagattcccaccaacagtgcatgaagGTTCTTTtatccatatccttgccaacatttgttatttcttgtctttctgaTGGTAGACATTCTGATagctgtgaggtgatatctcattatgttTTTGCATTCCCCAGATGAtttttgagacttgttttgtggcctagctTGTGATCTATCATGGAGAAAGTTCCATATACAGAACTGGAATATTTCTAAGAGTGTCCTCATTTTGAATATTGAAGTAATTCCTATGTTTTCCCCATTAAATCCAACACTATGCTGAATAATTTTGCAGTTGAATTGCTTTTCCTCCCCATTAAAAGGCATTTACTAGTCCTTTGTTTAGTCCAGGCTGTGAGCTAACACTTAAAAATTTAGACAAACTTCAGAAATGttgattttaaaggaagaaacagaatcatatttaatgaataatttaGAATTTAGACATTGTTTTTACAAGCTTTATAAAAGCTAGGGGAAAAGTCCATGCCTGGGAGAAGAAATAAGCTTATTTATGCTATTTAATTCTATCAAAGACTCTCCTTCTAAGTCAAGATAGCTTTGAAAATTTGGCAAAGACTGCAGGACAAAGAAACCATTGCTTTTAGGATTTATGCTTGTAGGGCATGGATTGCTGTTATTTATTCacagaaatgatatttttaaattgattatatTTGTGTATCCTATTATATAACGGGGTTCAGAAATACCGCCCCCCTTCCCAGTGCACTGGTGTAGTTATCTATTTGTAGTTCATATTGAGCACAAGGAGGAATATAGCTTCTGCTTTGATCTAATCAGTGTAAAATCTGTCTCATTGCCACTGAGAAAATAAGCTGAAAGTAATGAGGTGCCAGGGGatagaggagagaagaaaggagaggggagagagtCAGCCAGCTAAATAACTACAAGGAAAAACCATTGCCAGGGTGGTAGCATAGTAATATGTGGGAAAAGCCACTTGACAACTATCACTGTAGGAATCCAACTGTGAATACAGTGAGGATTCTTTTAAGATATATAATAAGAATGATTTcagtttaaatggaaaaaaatgttatattattataaaaaatattatctCTGTACAGAGTATATAAAATAGTACAGAGTAtacattactagagaaatgcaaatcaaaactacaacgaggtatcatctcatactggtcagaatggcaatcatcaaaaagactacaaacaaaaatgatggagaaggtatggagaaaagggaactatcttacactgttggtgggaatgcaaactgatacagtcactatggagaacagtatggaaattccttaaaaaaccggGAATAGAAGTGCCATAAgatccagcaataccactgctgggcatgctccccaaggaaaccataactgaaagagacacaggtaccccagtgttcattgcagcactatttacaatagctaagacatggaagcaacctaggtgtgcATCGtcaaagatgaataaataaggaagttgtggtatatatacacaatggaatattgctcagctataaaaatgaatgcatctgagtcagtgctaatgaggtggatgaacctggagcctattatagagtgaagtaaatcagaaaaagaaagacaaatactgtatattaatgcatatagatggaatttagaaagacagtattGATGATCCTAAATGCAGGGCTGCAAAGGAGACACATGTAAATAACAGACTTTTGggctcagtgggagaaggcaagggtgggatgatttgagaaaatggcattgaaacatgtacattaccgtatgcaaaatagatgaccagtgcaagttcgatggatagggaagcctggggtgctgcagtccatggggtcacaaggagtcggacacgactgagaaactgaactgaactgaactgaactgtaagttcgatgcatgaagcagggtacccaaatccagtgctctgggacaacccagagggatagggtggggggGGATGTTGGAGGGGGTTTCATGATGAGAGgaacacgtatacctgtggccaattgATGTTGATGTACGGAaaaaacatcacaatattgtaaagtaattatcctctaaaataaattaatttttaaaaattaataaataatgtacagaaatataaaattactgaatgtataaaatattatggtacaaacagaattaaaataataaactaagGATACCTATTTCTTAGGTATTTCTTAGGCTGATTcatttgatgtatggcaaaaccatcacaagattgtaaagtaattgtcctccaattaaaatagataaattaattttaaaaatataaactaagaTTTATTCAGCacctacatgtaaaataattacATGTCTTATGCTTCTAAATTCTTGCAGAGGTAGGTATTATTTTCTATCAATCCTCCCGTCTAATTAAGCACAAAAATTCTGTTGGTTTTATCTCCATAATATCTCAGAATGTCCCTCTTCTCCATCCCCACTTCTTTGTTTCTAGTTCAGGCCTCTATAATCTCTCGCTCAGAATATTACGGTATGTTCTAACTGAACTCTGTTCATAGTCTTGAtcactcctaatttatcctgtacattgcagctaaaaaaaaaacatctaaaactttgtattttttcaTGAAATACCTATGCTTAAACTTTTTCAGTGAAATTCTTTTACCTTCAGTATAGAGAATACAGGgactttccagatggctcagtggtaaagaacacaactgccaattcaggaaacatgggttcagtccctgggtggggaaagtcccctggagaaggaaatggcaacccactccagtattcttgcctgggaaatcccattgacagaggagcctggtgggctagagtctacAGAGAAAcctgtaagtttcaggtgtacaacatagaagttcacaatttttaaaggttatattccatttatagttattttaagATATTGGTTATATTATCTGTCTTGTATTTATACAGCATATActtttagcttatttattttgcaCATACTAGTTTTCacctcttaatcctctacccCTATCTTggccttctccttctctctcccactggtaaccactagttttttctctatatctgtgagtctatttctattttgctatattcacatttgttttagttttatattccacatataagtgatagcatacaatatttgtttttctctatctgacttatttcactcagcataatacaCTCCAAATCTACCCACGTTGTTACAAATAgcataaatttattctttttatggctgagtactattctgttgtgtgtgtgtatatatatatatgttttatataccacatctttcttTGTCCATTCAACTGTTGTTGGACAGTTATGTTGCTATTGTTTAGCAGAGTGTTCTCCAGGTTGGTGTCTGTTAGATCTAGTTGGTTTATAACATTctagttttctattttaatattgaTCTCTCTCTGGTAGTTCTATATATTATTGAAAAGGACTCATTGAAGTCTCCcaccattattttaaattatgtatttctctatttcttttactttttgcttcatttattttagggctctatttttacatatatgtttataatttttatttttccctgagGGATGGAAACTTGATCATTTTATCAAACATTATCATTATTTGCCCtgtgcctccctggtggctcagacagtaaagaatttgcctgcaatgcaggagacccagattcggttcccaggttgggaagattccctggagagagaatggctacccactccagtgttcttgcctggagagttccatggacagaggagcctgg
This window contains:
- the LOC521086 gene encoding polyadenylate-binding protein 1-like 2; the protein is MASLYVGDLHPEVTEAMLYEKFSPAGPILSIRICRDKITRRSLGYAYVNYQQPVDAKRALETLNFDVIKGRPVRIMWSQRDPSLRKSGVGNVFIKNLGKTIDNKALYNIFSAFGNILSCKVACDEKGPKGYGFVHFQKQESAERAIDAMNGMFLNYRKIFVGRFKSHKEREAERGAWARQSTSADVKDFEEDTDEEATFR